A genome region from Nicotiana tabacum cultivar K326 chromosome 13, ASM71507v2, whole genome shotgun sequence includes the following:
- the LOC107773640 gene encoding LOW QUALITY PROTEIN: transcription factor FAMA (The sequence of the model RefSeq protein was modified relative to this genomic sequence to represent the inferred CDS: inserted 2 bases in 1 codon), protein MEKRENSQPSLPTTFQMVGETSHVANNSNQMVDYLLNSHSTQQQQQQQQQQHESSLGFCPPGTSLDKLSFADVMQFADFGPKLALNQAKVSEEDAGIDPVYFLKFPVLNEKTLQDDDQEALIVPHKEEKFKVVEEKANTSMQLPYVGENLERSPGNEGSKSNKRKRPRVKTTEEVESQRMTHIAVERNRRKQMNEHLRVLRSLMPGSYVQRGDQASIIGGAIEFVRELEQLLQCLESQKRRRIYGDNGPRPLGDNSTIQNPNTPQQPLIFPLPNDYIEAGIQEETAESKSCLADVEVKLLGFDAMIKILSRRRPGQLIKTIAALEDMQLNILHTNITTIEQTVLYSFNVKISGETRYTADDIANSIQQIFSFIHAXIAPYDVNNLVEDYLIIF, encoded by the exons ATGGAGAAAAGAGAAAACAGCCAG CCTTCTTTGCCTACAACTTTTCAAATGGTTGGTGAAACTTCTCATGTAGCAAATAATTCTAATCAAATGGTTGATTATTTGCTTAATTCTCATtctacacaacaacaacaacaacaacaacaacaacaacacgagAGTTCTTTAGGGTTTTGTCCCCCTGGAACTTCTCTTGACAAGTTGAGCTTCGCGGATGTGATGCAATTTGCAGATTTTGGACCCAAATTAGCATTGAATCAAGCCAAGGTATCAGAGGAAGATGCCGGGATTGATCCTGTTTACTTCCTTAAATTTCCAGTTTTGAACGAAAAGACGTTGCAAGATGATGATCAAGAAGCCCTAATAGTACCACACAAAGAAGAGAAATTTAAAGTTGTAGAAGAAAAAGCTAATACATCAATGCAATTACCATATGTTGGTGAAAATCTTGAAAGAAGTCCAGGGAATGAAGGTAGCAAAAGCAATAAGAGAAAGAGACCAAGAGTAAAGACTACTGAGGAAGTTGAAAGCCAAAGAATGACACATATTGCTGTTGAAAGGAATAGAAGAAAGCAAATGAATGAACATCTTCGTGTCTTGAGGTCTCTCATGCCAGGCTCCTATGTTCAAAGG GGAGATCAAGCATCAATTATTGGTGGAGCAATTGAATTTGTGAGAGAGTTAGAACAACTCTTACAATGTCTCGAGTCACAAAAGAGGAGAAGAATCTATGGAGATAATGGTCCAAGACCATTAGGAGATAATTCAACAATTCAAAACCCTAATACTCCTCAGCAACCATTAATCTTTCCTCTTCCAAATGATTATATTGAAGCTGGAATTCAAGAAGAAACAGCTGAGAGTAAGTCTTGTTTGGCTGATGTTGAAGTGAAACTTTTAGGGTTTGATGCAATGATCAAAATTCTATCAAGAAGAAGACCTGGCCAACTTATCAAGACTATTGCTGCATTAGAAGATATGCAACTTAATATTCTTCATACAAATATTACTACTATTGAACAAACTGTTCTCTACTCATTCAATGTCAAG aTTTCTGGTGAAACGAGGTACACAGCTGATGATATAGCAAATTCAATCCAGCAAATATTCAGTTTCATTCATGC AATAGCCCCATATGATGTCAACAATCTAGTTGAAGATTATTTGATAATTTtctaa